Proteins found in one Bremerella volcania genomic segment:
- a CDS encoding glycosyltransferase, with amino-acid sequence MMRRRINLPLDGRGPLRVMYLVTSMPVGGAETLLVNLIRRMDRHRFAPELCCMKELGPLGEEMQQEVPTFHNMLSGKYDLRVVPRLTELFAMREIDAVVTVGAGDKMFWGRLCAWLAGVPVVASAIHSTGWPDSINWLNRRLTSITDRFIGVAAPHGKHLVEVEGFPQQKVTVIPNGIDTDRFVANPQTRERIRGEWGVSEDTAVCGIVAALRPEKDHALFLKAAARVIQQSPKSHFVIVGDGPERTGIESLRDELGLQDHVTMTGSRSDIPELLSAMDCFALTSKNEASPVSILEAMSTQLPVVAPRVGSIPDAVDDGVNGLLVTASNLEETAQAMATLMQDAGKRAEMGKAAREKVLRYGSLDAMVSGYQDLISGVYRQKVQAALHAARQPASNPVLVPQRTDAKAS; translated from the coding sequence ATGATGCGACGACGAATCAATCTTCCGCTCGATGGCCGCGGCCCTCTGCGTGTGATGTACCTGGTCACCAGTATGCCGGTCGGTGGTGCTGAAACGCTGCTGGTGAACCTAATTCGGCGGATGGACCGCCATCGGTTCGCACCGGAACTGTGCTGCATGAAAGAACTAGGCCCCTTGGGGGAAGAGATGCAGCAGGAAGTTCCCACGTTTCATAACATGCTCAGCGGGAAGTATGACCTGCGCGTCGTTCCGCGGCTGACCGAACTATTCGCTATGCGCGAAATCGACGCAGTCGTCACGGTGGGTGCCGGCGACAAGATGTTCTGGGGGCGTTTGTGTGCCTGGCTGGCAGGCGTGCCGGTCGTCGCTTCCGCCATCCATTCCACAGGCTGGCCCGACTCGATCAACTGGCTCAACCGTCGATTGACCTCGATCACCGATCGCTTCATCGGAGTGGCGGCACCCCATGGCAAGCACCTGGTCGAAGTGGAAGGTTTCCCGCAGCAGAAGGTCACGGTCATTCCCAACGGAATCGATACCGATCGTTTCGTCGCCAATCCCCAGACTCGCGAAAGGATCCGCGGTGAGTGGGGAGTCTCGGAAGATACCGCTGTGTGCGGAATCGTGGCGGCCCTGCGACCTGAAAAGGATCACGCGTTGTTTTTGAAGGCCGCGGCTCGCGTCATTCAGCAGTCGCCAAAATCGCACTTCGTGATCGTGGGGGATGGGCCTGAGCGAACAGGGATCGAGTCGCTGCGGGACGAGCTTGGCCTTCAGGATCACGTCACGATGACGGGCAGTCGTAGCGATATCCCTGAGCTTCTTTCGGCGATGGACTGCTTCGCGCTTACCTCGAAAAACGAAGCCAGCCCGGTCTCGATTCTTGAAGCGATGTCGACCCAGCTTCCGGTTGTCGCCCCCCGCGTGGGGAGCATCCCGGATGCCGTGGACGACGGCGTGAATGGCTTGCTGGTGACGGCCAGCAACCTGGAGGAAACGGCCCAGGCAATGGCCACGCTGATGCAAGATGCCGGAAAGCGAGCCGAAATGGGGAAAGCTGCCCGGGAGAAAGTGCTGCGGTACGGTTCGCTTGACGCGATGGTCTCCGGCTACCAGGACTTGATCAGCGGAGTCTACCGCCAGAAGGTTCAAGCGGCTTTGCATGCGGCCCGCCAGCCGGCTTCCAACCCGGTCCTGGTTCCCCAAAGAACCGACGCAAAAGCATCGTAA
- a CDS encoding YfjI family protein yields MTPVNLVLSSLKNVKKTKSGWQAHCPAHSDQHSSLSVTEGEDGRALIHCHADCPPDQVCASMGLQMSDLMPNETEFNPSKKPDKGKIVKTYAYEDEAGKLLMESVRYENKTFRQRKPDGHDGWDWTVKGVRVVPFRLPQLLANPDASVFIVEGEKDVHSLEAIGLVATCNAGGAGKWNQEHAQFLQNRDVIILPDNDEAGEKHAEKVAQTLVGLARSIKLIHLPGLPLKGDVSDWIESGGTDDKLAELVQESEIWQPQQVAYETGDSLDFEPFPIEFLPEPVCSFVRDGARAIGCDEVFLALPLLSALASAIGDSRCLRLKDGWEVLPILWTAVVGESGTAKTPAFKAALSAVRTRENENLEEYDGLIRQHEDAIAIYDKQFQKWKKGSNADELPPVKPVEPQATRHIVDDTTLEALVPILKSNPRGLLLARDELSGWLSSFDRYTQGKGGGDAARYLSMHTGGEVTIDRKSGIPKTLRVPRSIVSITGGIQPAVLKKTLGRDHFESGMAARFLLSHPPRRAKKWTETGISYEQQQCLSDVFDRLYSLEPEIVEDVNRDPAVITLSKSVKSLYTTFYDRHAKEQSELSGELASAWSKLEEYAARLALVIHCVRWAAKDANLKNDRSIDGDTLCMALELTEWFKHETRRVYQIMAESQSQREERALVDWIKRRGNPITARQARQSSRRFETTEDAESALDNLARKGLGSWEQSSIGNTGGRPTRYFSLN; encoded by the coding sequence ATGACGCCCGTTAATCTTGTTCTTAGTAGTCTCAAGAACGTGAAAAAGACTAAATCGGGCTGGCAGGCGCATTGCCCAGCCCATTCTGACCAGCATTCCAGTTTGAGCGTTACCGAAGGCGAAGACGGAAGAGCCCTCATCCACTGTCATGCTGACTGCCCTCCTGATCAAGTTTGCGCGTCGATGGGCCTGCAAATGTCGGATCTCATGCCAAACGAAACGGAATTCAACCCAAGCAAGAAACCAGACAAAGGTAAAATCGTGAAAACATACGCCTACGAAGACGAGGCCGGCAAGTTGCTCATGGAATCGGTGCGATACGAGAATAAGACATTCCGTCAGCGAAAGCCCGATGGGCATGACGGATGGGATTGGACAGTGAAAGGGGTTCGAGTTGTCCCGTTTCGCCTTCCCCAGCTACTAGCCAACCCAGACGCTTCTGTTTTCATCGTCGAAGGAGAGAAAGACGTTCATTCTCTGGAAGCAATCGGACTCGTTGCCACTTGCAATGCCGGCGGCGCTGGAAAGTGGAATCAAGAGCACGCTCAGTTCCTCCAGAATCGCGATGTAATCATTCTGCCTGACAATGATGAAGCCGGAGAGAAACACGCTGAGAAGGTCGCACAGACGCTTGTAGGGCTTGCTCGTAGCATCAAACTCATTCACTTGCCCGGCTTGCCGTTAAAGGGTGATGTGAGCGACTGGATTGAATCAGGCGGAACCGACGACAAACTAGCTGAACTGGTGCAGGAATCTGAAATATGGCAACCGCAACAAGTCGCCTATGAAACAGGCGATAGCTTGGATTTCGAGCCGTTTCCCATCGAGTTTTTACCCGAGCCAGTTTGCAGTTTTGTCCGAGACGGCGCAAGAGCGATCGGGTGCGATGAAGTCTTCCTTGCACTTCCATTGCTTTCCGCTCTCGCATCTGCGATTGGTGATTCTCGTTGCTTGCGACTAAAAGATGGGTGGGAAGTGCTACCGATCCTATGGACAGCCGTCGTTGGGGAAAGTGGAACTGCAAAAACACCGGCCTTCAAAGCAGCATTGAGCGCCGTTCGAACTCGTGAGAATGAAAACCTCGAAGAATACGACGGTTTGATCCGACAGCATGAAGATGCGATAGCTATCTACGACAAGCAGTTCCAGAAATGGAAGAAAGGTAGCAATGCAGACGAGTTACCACCAGTGAAGCCGGTAGAACCTCAGGCGACTCGCCACATTGTCGACGATACCACGCTCGAAGCATTGGTCCCTATTCTCAAATCAAATCCCAGGGGCCTGCTTCTTGCACGAGATGAACTCTCAGGGTGGCTTTCCTCTTTTGACCGATATACGCAGGGTAAAGGGGGTGGAGACGCCGCACGCTATCTTTCGATGCACACAGGCGGGGAGGTGACGATTGACCGAAAGTCAGGCATTCCCAAAACGCTTCGGGTACCTCGTTCCATTGTTTCGATCACCGGCGGAATACAGCCGGCAGTATTAAAGAAGACTCTTGGCCGCGATCATTTCGAAAGCGGTATGGCCGCCCGATTCCTTCTCAGTCATCCACCACGCAGAGCGAAGAAGTGGACCGAAACGGGTATTTCCTATGAGCAGCAGCAATGCCTCTCTGATGTGTTTGATCGACTGTACTCGCTAGAGCCGGAGATAGTCGAAGACGTGAATCGTGATCCGGCAGTAATAACACTTTCGAAATCGGTTAAGTCGTTGTATACGACGTTCTATGACCGACATGCCAAGGAACAAAGCGAACTCAGCGGAGAACTTGCATCGGCCTGGTCGAAGCTTGAAGAATACGCGGCGAGGCTGGCACTCGTGATCCATTGCGTTAGATGGGCCGCGAAAGACGCCAATTTGAAGAATGATCGATCGATTGACGGCGATACACTTTGCATGGCCTTAGAATTAACCGAGTGGTTCAAACATGAGACGCGACGCGTCTACCAGATAATGGCAGAGTCACAATCTCAACGAGAAGAGAGAGCCCTAGTCGATTGGATTAAGAGAAGGGGCAATCCGATAACTGCTAGGCAAGCACGGCAAAGTAGCCGCCGATTTGAGACAACAGAAGATGCCGAGTCAGCACTAGACAATCTGGCCCGGAAGGGGTTGGGATCCTGGGAACAATCATCCATTGGAAACACTGGGGGACGTCCTACGCGTTATTTCAGCCTCAATTGA
- a CDS encoding lysophospholipid acyltransferase family protein produces the protein MKFNFTGPFLAGLAKVVAGSSVRWVDCHPDTCQRIYFANHTSHIDAVIIWASLPKHCRELTKPVAAKDYWDRGWFRRYLAHSLNAMLIDRENIKVHRSPVESMLKEIGDKYSAIIFPEGSRNDGTNLRDFKSGLFYLAKKRPDLELVPVYVDNMTRILPKGEYLPVPLLSRVIFGPPIWLENGEPKTDFLVRAREAVSRLRDV, from the coding sequence GTGAAATTCAACTTCACGGGTCCGTTCTTGGCTGGTCTGGCGAAAGTAGTCGCTGGAAGCAGTGTACGTTGGGTGGATTGCCACCCTGATACGTGCCAACGGATCTACTTTGCCAATCACACCAGTCACATCGACGCGGTGATCATCTGGGCATCGCTTCCCAAGCATTGTCGCGAGTTGACCAAGCCGGTCGCGGCGAAGGACTATTGGGACCGTGGCTGGTTCCGCCGTTACCTGGCGCATTCGTTGAATGCGATGCTGATCGATCGCGAGAACATCAAGGTCCATCGCAGCCCGGTGGAATCGATGCTCAAGGAGATCGGGGATAAGTACTCGGCGATCATTTTCCCCGAGGGAAGCCGCAACGACGGAACGAACCTCCGCGATTTCAAAAGTGGTCTTTTTTACCTGGCAAAGAAGCGACCTGACCTGGAATTGGTGCCGGTGTATGTCGACAATATGACTCGCATCTTGCCCAAGGGAGAATACTTACCGGTTCCCCTGTTGAGCCGTGTGATTTTCGGCCCGCCTATTTGGCTGGAAAACGGCGAACCGAAGACCGACTTTCTCGTCCGCGCTCGGGAAGCGGTTTCCCGGTTGCGAGACGTCTGA
- a CDS encoding phosphatidate cytidylyltransferase: MDLLHASLSTILTAPLLAQQTAFLLDGATGILLGVVISCLLIATGAGQILRRQPDSSVNPAIVQAFIRRVRAWWLMTAILAVTFTIPSPVATVILFFLISFWALREFITLTPTRLGDHRTLFWVFFILTPAQYVLVAMGQSQYELFSILIPVYGFLFIAARIAVAGDYKRFLERIAKIQAGLYICVYSLSYAPALLYLTDWTDPEYSTKSTAGLLFYFLLIAQLSDLLHFVCSRLLGKNVIAPNINASRTWEGFFAGTGVTAVVGAMLSLTGATPFNPWQSAVMSIVIAVMGAAGSMAMSAIKRDRGVQDYGTLVEGHAGVLDRIDAICFAAPVFFHLTRYYFTTASG, encoded by the coding sequence ATGGACTTGCTGCACGCATCCCTTAGCACGATTCTCACGGCACCGTTGTTGGCTCAACAAACGGCGTTTCTGCTGGATGGTGCGACCGGTATCTTGCTGGGGGTCGTGATCAGCTGCTTGTTGATCGCCACCGGGGCAGGACAGATCCTGCGGCGTCAGCCCGATTCAAGCGTGAACCCGGCCATCGTTCAGGCATTCATTCGCCGCGTGCGAGCCTGGTGGCTGATGACCGCGATCCTGGCCGTCACGTTCACGATTCCGTCGCCTGTTGCCACGGTGATCTTGTTCTTTTTGATCTCGTTCTGGGCGCTCCGCGAGTTCATTACCCTGACACCCACGCGGCTGGGCGACCACCGTACGCTGTTCTGGGTCTTCTTTATCTTGACGCCGGCCCAATACGTACTGGTAGCGATGGGACAATCGCAGTACGAGTTGTTCAGCATTTTGATCCCCGTATACGGCTTCCTGTTCATTGCCGCACGGATCGCCGTGGCTGGCGACTACAAACGTTTTTTGGAACGCATCGCCAAGATCCAGGCCGGCCTGTACATTTGCGTCTACTCGCTCAGCTATGCACCAGCACTTCTTTACCTGACCGATTGGACCGATCCGGAGTACTCGACCAAGAGCACCGCGGGCCTTTTGTTTTACTTTCTGCTGATAGCGCAGCTCAGCGATCTGTTGCACTTCGTTTGTAGCCGCTTGTTGGGTAAGAATGTGATCGCCCCGAACATCAACGCCAGCCGAACCTGGGAAGGCTTCTTCGCGGGAACTGGCGTTACCGCGGTCGTCGGAGCGATGCTGAGTCTTACCGGGGCCACGCCGTTTAACCCTTGGCAGAGTGCCGTCATGTCGATCGTGATCGCCGTGATGGGTGCCGCCGGTAGCATGGCGATGAGTGCCATCAAGCGTGATCGCGGCGTGCAAGACTACGGCACGTTGGTCGAAGGGCACGCTGGCGTGTTGGACCGTATCGACGCCATCTGCTTCGCCGCGCCGGTCTTCTTTCACTTGACGCGGTACTATTTCACGACGGCCAGCGGCTAG
- a CDS encoding helix-turn-helix domain-containing protein: MNEDTGKLLVSPNEAARLLSISPRKLWDMTFTQTPGLPHLKMGRLTRYRIADLQAYLEANLKGGQHDAR; the protein is encoded by the coding sequence ATGAACGAAGACACCGGCAAACTACTCGTGTCCCCCAATGAAGCCGCGAGGTTACTGTCCATCTCGCCAAGGAAGCTCTGGGACATGACCTTCACCCAAACCCCAGGCCTTCCGCACCTGAAGATGGGTCGATTGACCCGATACCGGATTGCGGACCTGCAAGCCTATCTGGAAGCGAATCTGAAGGGAGGCCAGCATGACGCCCGTTAA
- a CDS encoding tyrosine-type recombinase/integrase — MASICNDPNGTRRILFVAPDGKRKTIRLGKISKRNCEAVKHRVELLLSAKITCHALDGDTARWVAALEPPLAKKLAKVGLIEDREKQERALLGQFLTEYVAKRINVKPATREVWSQPIRNLKEFFGENRVLDTITEGDAEDFKLHLIGTGLASTTIHKRLQFCRTFFGNAKKRKLIPENPFENVNHKAIGVKDRQRFITREDTERLLEVCDPTWRVIVALARYGGLRCPSEVLSLRWQDVYLPKCRMIVRSPKTENHGKDRREIPIFPELFPILRDAQEIAPDGAIYVIGGNYRDKANTPQGWRNINLRTQFERIIDRAGLTPWPRLFQNLRSSRETELLADQHSIHVVADWLGNTPSIAIKHYLQVTEEDFQRAIKGSKRDAQSGAQVAQKTTQHRHAGVRSNSQESPLKRDTEATSAKRCETQPVATKDFSGGQGIRTLNRLPGT, encoded by the coding sequence ATGGCATCGATTTGTAATGACCCGAACGGTACCCGTCGCATTCTATTTGTCGCTCCCGACGGCAAACGTAAGACGATCCGTCTCGGTAAGATTAGCAAACGCAACTGCGAGGCCGTAAAACACCGAGTCGAATTGCTGCTATCAGCAAAGATTACCTGCCATGCCTTGGACGGCGATACTGCAAGATGGGTTGCAGCCTTGGAACCCCCTCTAGCAAAGAAGTTAGCCAAGGTAGGTCTAATTGAGGATCGAGAAAAACAGGAGCGGGCATTATTGGGACAGTTTCTTACGGAATACGTTGCCAAGAGAATCAACGTCAAGCCGGCGACGCGGGAAGTCTGGTCCCAGCCAATCCGCAACCTGAAGGAATTTTTTGGCGAAAATCGTGTCCTCGATACTATCACGGAAGGGGACGCAGAAGACTTTAAGCTTCACCTGATCGGCACTGGACTAGCGTCTACGACGATCCACAAGCGACTACAGTTTTGCAGAACGTTTTTTGGAAATGCCAAGAAACGAAAATTGATTCCGGAAAATCCCTTTGAGAACGTCAACCATAAAGCGATAGGCGTAAAGGATAGACAACGCTTCATTACGCGCGAGGACACGGAACGGCTTCTAGAAGTCTGCGATCCTACATGGCGGGTAATCGTCGCGCTGGCACGGTATGGCGGTTTGCGGTGCCCTAGCGAAGTGCTCTCACTGCGATGGCAGGACGTTTACCTACCGAAATGCCGGATGATTGTTCGATCCCCCAAGACCGAGAACCACGGCAAAGACCGACGAGAGATTCCAATCTTCCCTGAGTTGTTTCCGATCCTCCGAGACGCCCAGGAAATTGCCCCAGATGGCGCGATCTACGTTATCGGAGGCAACTATCGAGACAAAGCGAATACTCCCCAGGGATGGCGCAACATCAACCTGAGAACTCAATTTGAAAGAATTATCGATCGAGCCGGCCTTACACCATGGCCCCGACTGTTCCAAAACCTTAGATCTAGCAGAGAAACCGAACTTCTCGCCGATCAGCACTCAATCCATGTGGTAGCAGATTGGCTTGGGAACACCCCTAGCATTGCCATCAAGCATTATCTTCAAGTCACGGAGGAAGATTTTCAGAGGGCAATTAAAGGATCGAAGAGAGACGCACAAAGCGGCGCACAAGTGGCGCAGAAAACGACGCAGCACCGGCATGCTGGCGTTCGTAGCAATTCGCAGGAGTCGCCCCTAAAGCGTGATACAGAGGCCACTTCTGCGAAGCGTTGCGAGACGCAACCTGTTGCTACAAAAGACTTTAGCGGAGGACAAGGGATTCGAACCCTCAACCGGTTACCCGGCACTTGA
- a CDS encoding oligosaccharide flippase family protein: MSAASTVNNTAEVPSTPTYQTTSLAESMLLLAMLTVFQRGIGFVRGVLFCRWLPAEQLGLWDLVFGFLMLAGPLVVLGIPGSFGRYVEHYRQKGQLRTFLYRTTVATVVLSAVGCGLLWLFHEQAAVVLFKDASLAPIIPVVALTLIAVVGFNYFVELFIAMRQMRMVSALQFVNSVLFAAIGLGLLMWYDTSAESVILSYGIACSVTVVMGGVVLARDWKQVPLCDRVPMQSEFWKKLLPFAAWLWAINLLSNLFEVVDRYMIVHFSGLTAEESITLVGDYHSSRVVPWLMVAVANLFGGILLPHLSADWERGERSKVSQQLNLLLKASSMVMMAGAIVIGLTAPLLFEYVFEGKYSGGLEVLPWTLTYCVWYSLVGCAMLYFCCAEKTHVGAIVFGVGLAANVGLNALLLPMWGLTGAVVATALANAIAIVLALYLAHRHGMEIQKSTLLLAAAPFLLGLGWPIALSVWIVLLWQAYAGSLVFDDREKQTLWGGVSVLTNKFRSRT, translated from the coding sequence ATGAGCGCTGCCTCGACGGTCAACAACACGGCTGAAGTACCCAGCACACCGACCTATCAAACGACTTCACTGGCCGAAAGCATGTTGCTGCTGGCCATGCTGACGGTGTTCCAGCGTGGCATCGGGTTTGTCCGCGGAGTGCTCTTTTGCCGCTGGCTACCTGCGGAACAGCTAGGGCTTTGGGACCTGGTGTTTGGCTTTTTGATGCTGGCAGGTCCGCTGGTCGTGCTGGGCATCCCTGGCTCGTTTGGCCGGTATGTCGAGCATTATCGTCAAAAGGGGCAGCTGCGAACGTTCCTCTATCGAACGACAGTGGCCACGGTGGTCCTGTCGGCGGTTGGCTGCGGCCTCTTATGGTTGTTTCACGAACAAGCGGCCGTCGTGCTGTTTAAAGATGCCAGTTTGGCTCCGATCATTCCCGTGGTGGCTCTTACGCTGATCGCGGTCGTGGGCTTCAACTACTTCGTCGAACTGTTCATTGCCATGCGGCAGATGCGGATGGTCTCGGCGCTGCAATTCGTCAACAGCGTTCTCTTCGCTGCGATCGGTTTGGGACTGCTGATGTGGTACGACACGTCGGCGGAAAGCGTCATCCTTTCGTACGGGATCGCCTGTAGCGTGACCGTGGTGATGGGGGGCGTTGTCCTAGCCCGCGATTGGAAGCAGGTCCCGCTGTGCGATCGCGTGCCGATGCAGTCGGAGTTCTGGAAGAAGCTTCTTCCTTTCGCCGCGTGGCTGTGGGCGATCAACCTGCTCTCGAATTTGTTTGAAGTGGTCGATCGCTACATGATCGTGCACTTCAGCGGATTGACGGCGGAAGAAAGCATTACCCTGGTCGGCGACTATCACAGCAGCCGCGTGGTGCCATGGCTGATGGTGGCGGTGGCGAACCTGTTTGGCGGGATCCTGCTGCCGCATCTTTCGGCCGATTGGGAACGGGGCGAACGTTCGAAGGTCTCGCAGCAACTTAATCTGCTGCTGAAGGCCAGCTCGATGGTGATGATGGCCGGTGCCATCGTGATCGGGCTGACGGCTCCGCTTCTGTTTGAATACGTATTCGAAGGCAAGTATAGCGGCGGCCTAGAAGTGCTGCCGTGGACGCTGACTTACTGCGTGTGGTACAGCCTGGTCGGATGCGCGATGCTCTATTTCTGCTGTGCCGAGAAGACCCATGTCGGCGCGATCGTCTTTGGAGTCGGGCTGGCCGCGAACGTCGGCTTGAATGCCTTGCTGTTGCCGATGTGGGGACTCACCGGGGCGGTTGTCGCGACGGCACTGGCCAACGCGATCGCGATCGTTCTGGCATTGTACTTGGCTCATCGTCACGGCATGGAGATCCAGAAGTCGACGCTACTGCTCGCGGCGGCCCCGTTTCTGCTTGGTCTGGGCTGGCCGATTGCGCTTTCCGTTTGGATCGTCCTGCTATGGCAGGCCTATGCCGGCAGCCTGGTATTTGACGACCGGGAGAAGCAAACGCTGTGGGGTGGCGTCAGTGTGCTGACGAATAAATTTCGGTCACGAACTTAG
- the cas2 gene encoding CRISPR-associated endonuclease Cas2: MAMFDLPTDTKQARKEYALFRKRLLEDGFHRMQYSIYLRPCSSKESTEVHLRRIRAFLPPEGEVAVLSITDKQYERMEFMLGKLRECSPQMPDQLELF, from the coding sequence ATGGCCATGTTCGACTTGCCGACCGATACGAAACAAGCACGAAAGGAATACGCTCTATTCCGAAAGCGTCTGCTTGAAGATGGCTTTCATCGTATGCAATACTCTATTTACCTTCGCCCATGCTCATCGAAGGAAAGCACGGAAGTTCATTTGCGACGGATTCGCGCATTTCTCCCACCTGAGGGAGAAGTGGCAGTGCTCTCCATCACTGACAAACAGTATGAACGCATGGAATTTATGCTCGGAAAATTACGCGAATGCTCTCCTCAAATGCCCGATCAACTCGAACTTTTTTAA
- a CDS encoding pyruvate kinase has protein sequence MMDNSSDQLFTTLIDSLLQLREGALKLEEDFSSSLAKIPESQRQCGRNLVHYLSVRQHDIRELQYQLHALGLSSLGRMEAYVLPTIDAVLTALYRLADRTPPKIDLQNSYEGFQAGRAHLDQNTNVLFGEPGSSRQQRIMVTIPSEGARQYGLIFELLQAGMDVMRINCSKDDHKTWAQMIEHLRRAEKETGRRCKVQMDLAGPNPRTGPLESKPGVLHWRPRLNDVGKIRSRAKVWISSRDTGHQNADEVLPVPPDAMGNIQQGDKLLVTDTRGRKQTLTVISVEDGGCWAEGEDEAFVEPNAPFCVLRSDEQVFQGNIAQTFARQTDHEFNVRVGDLIVLTDGDIPGHPARKDANGNMTEPASIGCNLPEIYQDVRPGDRFFYDDGELQAVVREASAEKVVIEVTQTRKDAVKIRSDKGINFPDTHFNLPALTQKDRADLDFIVANADLLAYSFVRHVRDVEDLIDELNARGADSLGVILKIETQQAFQNLPELLLAALQHPPIGVMVARGDMGVEIGFNRMSEVQEEILWLSEAAHVPVVWATQVLESLAKKGLPTRAEVTDAAMSGRAECVMLNKGEHIVETVQFLSDVLERMQHHQHKKLATLRKLSVSNIYSNS, from the coding sequence ATGATGGACAACTCAAGTGATCAACTATTCACGACTTTAATCGACTCCCTGCTTCAGCTTCGCGAGGGGGCCCTCAAGTTGGAAGAGGATTTCTCCTCTTCCCTGGCGAAGATCCCTGAGTCGCAGCGGCAATGTGGTCGGAACCTGGTGCATTACCTGAGTGTTCGCCAGCATGATATCCGTGAATTGCAATATCAGTTGCATGCCTTGGGATTGAGTTCGCTCGGCCGCATGGAAGCCTACGTGCTGCCGACAATCGATGCCGTGCTTACGGCCCTTTATCGCCTGGCCGATCGGACGCCGCCTAAGATCGATCTGCAAAACTCCTACGAGGGCTTCCAAGCCGGCCGCGCCCATCTCGATCAGAATACGAATGTTCTGTTCGGCGAACCAGGTAGTTCTCGGCAGCAGCGCATCATGGTGACGATTCCCAGCGAGGGCGCCCGGCAGTATGGTCTGATCTTTGAGCTGTTACAGGCAGGCATGGACGTCATGCGCATCAATTGCTCGAAAGATGACCACAAGACCTGGGCGCAGATGATCGAACACCTTCGGCGCGCCGAAAAGGAAACGGGCCGTCGGTGCAAAGTGCAGATGGACCTGGCCGGTCCTAACCCACGAACCGGCCCGCTGGAATCGAAGCCCGGCGTATTGCATTGGCGTCCCCGTCTGAACGACGTCGGGAAGATCCGGTCGCGCGCGAAGGTATGGATTTCTTCTCGGGACACTGGGCATCAAAACGCCGATGAAGTCCTGCCAGTTCCCCCTGATGCCATGGGCAACATTCAACAGGGGGACAAGTTACTGGTCACCGATACTCGCGGCCGCAAGCAAACGCTTACGGTCATTTCCGTGGAAGACGGCGGCTGCTGGGCTGAGGGGGAAGACGAAGCATTTGTCGAACCCAATGCCCCTTTCTGTGTGCTTCGAAGTGACGAGCAGGTATTTCAAGGAAACATCGCTCAAACGTTTGCCAGACAAACCGACCATGAATTCAATGTTCGAGTTGGCGATCTTATCGTGCTGACTGATGGCGATATTCCGGGGCACCCTGCCCGAAAAGATGCCAACGGCAACATGACTGAGCCTGCGAGCATCGGTTGCAACTTGCCTGAAATCTACCAGGACGTGCGTCCAGGCGATCGCTTTTTCTACGACGACGGCGAACTGCAAGCCGTTGTTCGCGAAGCGTCCGCGGAAAAGGTTGTCATCGAAGTCACGCAAACACGCAAAGACGCGGTGAAGATCAGGAGTGACAAAGGAATCAACTTTCCGGACACCCATTTCAATCTGCCTGCGTTGACTCAGAAGGATCGGGCGGATCTTGATTTCATTGTCGCGAACGCGGATCTCTTAGCCTATTCGTTCGTGCGGCATGTCCGTGACGTGGAAGACTTGATCGACGAGTTGAATGCTCGCGGCGCCGATTCACTCGGAGTCATTCTTAAAATCGAAACGCAACAGGCCTTTCAAAATCTCCCCGAGTTGCTGCTCGCGGCACTTCAGCATCCGCCGATTGGGGTGATGGTGGCTCGCGGAGACATGGGTGTCGAGATCGGCTTCAACCGTATGTCGGAAGTTCAAGAGGAAATCCTCTGGCTGAGCGAGGCGGCTCACGTACCGGTGGTCTGGGCGACGCAGGTCCTGGAGAGTCTGGCCAAGAAAGGACTACCGACCCGGGCAGAAGTCACCGATGCGGCCATGAGTGGCCGCGCAGAATGCGTGATGTTGAACAAAGGAGAGCATATTGTCGAAACAGTCCAGTTTCTCTCCGATGTCTTGGAACGAATGCAACACCATCAGCACAAAAAACTGGCGACGCTGCGAAAACTCAGCGTGTCGAATATCTATTCGAACTCTTAG